The sequence below is a genomic window from Phaeodactylum tricornutum CCAP 1055/1 chromosome 14, whole genome shotgun sequence.
GTTCCTTTCGCTGTTCTTCAGCCTTATGTCGTAGGAAAGAGCCAATGCACTCTTCTAGGAGGTCACCATCCATAAAGGCCTGTACGTTGGACGTTTCCCAACCCGTCCTTTGGTCTTTGACCATTTTGTAAGGATGGAAAACATAGTTCCGGATCTGCGCACCCCACGAAGCTTCCACCATATCCCCTCGAATCTCCTTGATTTCGGCCACGCGCTGTTCTTGGACAATGGCCAAGAGTTGCGCTTTTAGACGCTTCAAGGCAATATTTTTGTTCATGCTTTGGCTCCGCTCCTGAGCACATTTTACCTGCAAACCTGACGGCAAATGCTTAATGCGTACTGCCGAGTTGACTTTGTTCACATTCTGTCCACCCTTGCCCCCGGCGCGCATGGTAGTAATTTCCAACTCTGATTCGGGAACATCAATCGTATTCCAGTAAGCATCATCATCTTGATTCAAAATATCCGGCGCCACATCAACTCCGGCAAAGGTCGTTTGCCgcttgttgttggcgttAAACGGGCTGAGGCGGACCATGCGGTGCGCCCCCTTTTCACCCTGCAGCCAACCGTAGGCGTTGTCACCGGATACGAGCAGTTCGACGCTCTTGTAGCCCACCGCTTCCCCGGCCTGTTCATCCTGTACGACGCACGACAATCCCATTGCCTCGCAGTGTCGTTGGTACATGCGTTTCAGATCGCCCACCCAGTCGTTGGCTTCAGTACCTCCGGCCCCGGCCGTCAGGAGTAGACGAGCCGGGGCGTGATCGTACGGGCCGCTCAGGAGTAATTCCAATTCGAATCGATCGCTGTCTTCGCGTAAGCGCGCAATGGCGGAACGGAACTCGTCCAAGAGCATGGCACGTTCCTCGGAAGCCAATCTCAAAGAATTGTTCACCCCGCTGGTAACGGCGGTGGCGTCGTCGGAGGATGCGGTCCACGACTGGGACAATATTTCGAGCGCCGCCTGGGCGTCTCCGTGCCACTCTTGCCAAGCTTGTATCCGGGTGAGGAGTCTCGTGGCGGTGGAGACTTGAGCGTTGACGATGGCGGCGCGACTCGTGTTGGCTTCGTCCCAAAAATCGGGTTGGGACTGCTCCGTTTCCAAATCGGCAATTTGACTTTGTAGTGCCGGTAGTTTGGTCGTGGAGGCTAGATTCTTTCGATACAATTCGGTTGCCGATTG
It includes:
- a CDS encoding predicted protein, with the translated sequence MSSLSTASTSSTTTFTDTELTEVKRDFQSATELYRKNLASTTKLPALQSQIADLETEQSQPDFWDEANTSRAAIVNAQVSTATRLLTRIQAWQEWHGDAQAALEILSQLASEERAMLLDEFRSAIARLREDSDRFELELLLSGPYDHAPARLLLTAGAGGTEANDWVGDLKRMYQRHCEAMGLSCVVQDEQAGEAVGYKSVELLVSGDNAYGWLQGEKGAHRMVRLSPFNANNKRQTTFAGVDVAPDILNQDDDAYWNTIDVPESELEITTMRAGGKGGQNVNKVNSAVRIKHLPSGLQVKCAQERSQSMNKNIALKRLKAQLLAIVQEQRVAEIKEIRGDMVEASWGAQIRNYVFHPYKMVKDQRTGWETSNVQAFMDGDLLEECIGSFLRHKAEEQRKEQIANE